One Nocardia huaxiensis genomic window, GTTGCGCGCCAGAATGTCTCCGAGCACGAACGCGTCCACGTAGGAGCGGTGCGAGGGCAGGAACACCAGCGGATAGCGCCGGTTGAGTGCGCGCAGCCGATCCAGTCCGTGTTCTTCGGAGTCGACCTTCCAGGTGGAGGCGTGGATGGGCCGCATGGCCTGGGTGAACAGGTCGGACACCAAACGGCTCTGGGCCGCGACGAGTTCGCGCAGGGCCTTCTCCGCGCGCCGGTGCACCTCCCGTTCGGAGGCGCCGGTCTGCTCGGCGATGGCGTCGAGGCGGCGCAGGAATTCGCGGGAGTCGAGGATCTCCTCGGCCACCAGCCGGGGCACCTTGTAGCGGTCGCCGATGACGGCGCGTTCGGCGCGTTCCAGCGCCACGATGCCGGCGCGAACTATGGCCCGCGCGAAGGCTTCCGGGGCCGGGGCCACGTCCGGATTGTTGGCGCGCAGCTCGCTCAGTCGCGCGGGCTGGCCGGTGAGGACGAGGTGCCGGTCGGGGGCCTTCTTCACCAGTCGTCGCTGTAGCAGTTTGTTGGGCTTGCGCGGATTGGAGAGCGTGGCCAGATCGGTGAAGGTGGTGCGCCGCACGCCGTCTCGTTCCGGCGGCAGCCACAGCACCCGCACGGGGACGACGAGCGGATCGTCGCGCCGCCCGACCAGCCGGGTGGCCACGGCCTCGGCGTCGAGGTCGAGCTGGGTGACGGGGGCGCTGGTGCCGAATTCCTGGGCGATGCCGCCTTCGATGAGCCAGTTGCCGACGAGTTCACGTTCGACGCGGCTGGCGGCGTCGACGAGGGCGACCACCGATCCGGGGCTGGTGGCGGCTTCCGGGAGCCGACTGTCGTGATCGAGCATGGTCGCACTCCTCCGCACGCACGTGGTGGCGATCTCCATTCAAGCCGAAAAGCGGTGTGGTGCGGGGCGGAACATAGCGGGTATTTCCGGGCGGGTCTTCGTGATGTATTCGGCTGTCACCTGCTGCGGCATGTAGGGCAAGGTAATGCTAACCTCACTCGAGAAGTAAGGTAAGCATAACCTTGGAGGACCTGGTGTCGGCTACGGACGAGCGAGTGCGGCTGGAGTTTGCGAACAGTCCGGCGGCACTGTCCCCAGCACGGGTCACCGACCCTATCGCGGCCATGACCGCACTGGCCGCGTCGGATCGCTTCGGCGAGTACGTGGTCTACGAGAAGCCCGGCGAATGGGTGTTCGCCGCCGACCCCGTCGGCAGTGTCGAACTCGACGCCGACGAACTGCGCGTCACCTGGGGCGGCGACACCACGCGCGGCCCCTGGACCGGCCGTCCGGCGCAGGTCATCGATACCGCGCTGGCCGGACTGCCGATCGGCCGCCGCAACGGTTACGGCTGGATCGGTTTCGAGTTCTGCGCGTGGGCGCTGAACGCCACCGAGCACGTGCATCCGCGAGCGGCTGTGGCGCAGATCATGATTCCGCGCATCGAGGTGCGCATGGACGCCAGCGGCATCCAAATCTCCGGCGCGAGCACCGACGAGGCCGGTGACATCCTGGCCCTCATCGGTGCGGCACAGGGGACTTCGCTGCCCACCGCGCACCCGGTGGACATCGGCCTCGACCCGACCGGCTATCAGGATCGGGTGGCCACCGCGGTGGCGGAGATCAACTCCGGCAAGTATCAGAAGGTCATCCTGTCCCGGAAGGTGGATCTGCCCTTCGCCGTGGACATTCCGAGCAGCTACCGGCTGGGCCGCATGCACAACACGCCCGCGCGCTCGTTCCTGCTGCGCCTGGGCGGCCTGGAAGCGGCCGGCTTCAGCCCGGAACTGGTGGCCTCGGTGGACCGCGACCGCGTGGTCACCACCGAGCCCCTCGCGGGCACCCGCGCCTTCGGCCGCGGCTCCGAGGTCGATATGGCGGCGCGCGCCGATCTGATCAGCGACCCCAAGGAGATTGTCGAGCACGCGATTTCGGTGCAGCTGTCCTTCGCCGAGATCGCCACCGTCGCCGAACCCGACACCACCGCCGTCTCGGATTTCATGGCGGTGCGCGAGCGCGGCAGCGTGCAGCACCTGGCCTCCACCGTGCGCGGGCGGCTGGCCGCCGACCGCAGCCCGTGGGACGCGCTGGAGGTGCTGTTCCCGTCGGTGACGGCCTCCGGCATTCCGAAGACGGGCGGCGTGGACGCGGTCTTCCGTCTCGACCACGATCAGCGCGGCCTGTATTCCGGTGCGGTGGTGACGGTTTCGCCGGACGGTGAACTCGAGGCCACCCTGGTGCTGCGCGCGGTCTACCAGACCAGCACGGGCGCCTGGCTGCGGGCCGGCGCGGGTGTGGTCGGACAGTCGAAGCCGGAGCGCGAGTTCGAGGAGACCTGCGAGAAGCTGGGCAGCGTCGCGCCGTACGTGGTGCGCGCCGCGCACTGAGCGCGCCCCTGGTCATCCCGGCGCCGAGCGTAACCTTCGTGATCCCGGCGCCGAGCGTAACCTTCGTCATCCCGGCGTGCTTTTGGCCGGGATCCACGCCGAGAGTGGTTCACCCGACCGGGAATTCGACGCCGGTCAGCTCCTCGGCCTGCTTCCACAGCAGGCGCATGGTCTTCTCGTCGTGGG contains:
- a CDS encoding salicylate synthase; amino-acid sequence: MTALAASDRFGEYVVYEKPGEWVFAADPVGSVELDADELRVTWGGDTTRGPWTGRPAQVIDTALAGLPIGRRNGYGWIGFEFCAWALNATEHVHPRAAVAQIMIPRIEVRMDASGIQISGASTDEAGDILALIGAAQGTSLPTAHPVDIGLDPTGYQDRVATAVAEINSGKYQKVILSRKVDLPFAVDIPSSYRLGRMHNTPARSFLLRLGGLEAAGFSPELVASVDRDRVVTTEPLAGTRAFGRGSEVDMAARADLISDPKEIVEHAISVQLSFAEIATVAEPDTTAVSDFMAVRERGSVQHLASTVRGRLAADRSPWDALEVLFPSVTASGIPKTGGVDAVFRLDHDQRGLYSGAVVTVSPDGELEATLVLRAVYQTSTGAWLRAGAGVVGQSKPEREFEETCEKLGSVAPYVVRAAH